One window from the genome of Cricetulus griseus strain 17A/GY chromosome 2, alternate assembly CriGri-PICRH-1.0, whole genome shotgun sequence encodes:
- the Scgb3a2 gene encoding secretoglobin family 3A member 2 codes for MKLISIFLLVTIGIFGYSATAFLINSVPLPVDKLPLPLDNIIPLFDPLKKLLKTLGISVEHLVQGLKKCVDELGPEASEAVKKLLEALSHLV; via the exons ATGAAGCTAATATCCATCTTTCTGCTGGTGACCATTGGTATTTTTGGTTATTCTG CCACTGCCTTCCTCATCAATAGTGTCCCTCTTCCTGTTGACAAACTACCCTTACCTTTGGACAACATTATTCCCTTATTTGATCCCTTGAAGAAGCTTCTGAAAACCCTGGGAATTTCTGTAGAACATCTGGTGCAAGGACTGAAGAAATGTGTGGATGAACTGGGACCAGAGGCTTCAGAGGCTGTGAAGAAGCTTCTG GAGGCCCTATCACACCTGGTGTAA